Proteins encoded in a region of the Thermococcus stetteri genome:
- a CDS encoding DNA replication complex GINS family protein, with translation MFTGKALIAVKVMKPFGDWKGGDIVLVEDWKARELWEAGIVEVVDETDKVIGEIDKVIAEERESEPLTLLPEGLYERAEFYAYYLENYVRLNPRESVDTINVKLTKLANLKKKLRDLKLIRFNKILKAVMLRPNSLELLSRLAPEERRIYLQMSKIRNEWLGDV, from the coding sequence ATGTTCACGGGTAAAGCCCTAATAGCCGTCAAGGTCATGAAGCCCTTCGGGGACTGGAAGGGTGGGGATATCGTCCTCGTGGAAGACTGGAAGGCGAGAGAGCTTTGGGAAGCCGGAATAGTTGAGGTAGTGGATGAGACGGACAAGGTAATCGGCGAGATTGATAAGGTCATAGCCGAGGAACGGGAGAGCGAACCGCTGACTCTCCTTCCTGAGGGACTTTACGAGAGGGCCGAGTTTTACGCATATTACCTCGAGAACTACGTGAGATTGAACCCAAGGGAGAGCGTAGACACGATAAACGTTAAGCTCACCAAGTTGGCCAACCTGAAGAAGAAGCTGAGGGATCTGAAGCTGATAAGGTTCAACAAGATACTAAAGGCCGTGATGCTGAGACCGAACAGCCTGGAACTGCTGTCGAGGCTCGCGCCCGAGGAGAGGAGGATATACCTCCAGATGTCGAAGATAAGGAACGAGTGGCTCGGTGATGTCTGA
- a CDS encoding metallophosphoesterase — MLIGIMSDTHDNLPAIRKAVEFFNERNVDLVIHAGDYVAPFVARELKKLKAPLKGVFGNNDGERKGLYEALGIYDELIELEADGMKIAVTHGTNEVLVKALAHSRLYDVVVVGHTHRYEIQEVGRTVLVNPGEVCGYVTGVKSVALLGTRKREVQILNLDSGELLGAMSL; from the coding sequence ATGTTGATCGGGATTATGAGCGACACACACGACAACCTACCGGCCATAAGGAAGGCGGTTGAATTTTTCAACGAGAGAAACGTTGACTTGGTTATCCACGCGGGCGACTACGTTGCTCCCTTCGTTGCTAGGGAGCTTAAGAAGCTTAAGGCGCCGCTCAAGGGCGTCTTTGGGAACAACGACGGCGAGAGGAAGGGTCTCTACGAGGCCTTGGGAATTTACGACGAGCTGATAGAGCTTGAGGCGGATGGGATGAAGATAGCCGTAACACACGGTACAAACGAAGTCCTCGTCAAGGCCCTCGCCCACAGCAGGCTTTACGATGTTGTTGTCGTTGGCCACACCCACCGCTACGAGATACAGGAGGTTGGGAGGACCGTCCTCGTGAACCCCGGGGAGGTCTGCGGCTACGTTACGGGCGTGAAGAGCGTCGCCCTCCTCGGCACCAGAAAGAGGGAAGTCCAGATACTAAACCTCGACAGCGGGGAGCTTCTTGGAGCCATGAGCCTCTGA
- the rtcA gene encoding RNA 3'-terminal phosphate cyclase translates to MEWVEIDGSYGEGGGQILRTSVALSVITGRPLRIYNIRANRPNPGLRPQHLHGILALKELSNAKVKGASVGSTELEFIPGKPEAKHIRVPIKTAGSITLILQALLPAMAFTGGSFEITGGTDVPWSPPVDYLKHITLHALQKMGLNVELEVKRRGHYPKGGGLVVGRVEPWEEKKPLRALKWERIECFAGISHATNLPAHVAERQAKAAEERLREVYDLPVAIDTEVSRSLGPGSGIVVWAETDKLRLGGDALGRRGKPAEVVGREAADELMGELKPGMAVDKFLGDQLVPFLAFAGGKIGVGEVTNHLLTNVWVVERFFGDIFEVEGKIGEVGVIKTSGALP, encoded by the coding sequence ATGGAGTGGGTTGAGATAGACGGCTCCTACGGTGAGGGCGGGGGACAGATACTGAGGACGAGCGTTGCCCTCTCGGTCATCACGGGGAGACCGCTCAGGATTTACAACATCCGCGCCAACAGGCCCAACCCCGGGCTGAGGCCCCAGCACCTCCACGGGATTCTCGCTCTGAAAGAACTCAGCAATGCGAAGGTCAAGGGAGCAAGCGTCGGCTCGACCGAGCTGGAATTCATTCCTGGAAAACCGGAAGCGAAGCACATACGCGTTCCAATCAAAACGGCTGGGAGCATCACCCTCATTCTCCAGGCCCTCCTTCCCGCAATGGCCTTTACCGGGGGGAGCTTTGAGATAACAGGGGGAACCGACGTGCCTTGGAGCCCTCCGGTTGATTATCTGAAGCACATTACCCTTCATGCCCTCCAGAAAATGGGCCTAAATGTCGAGCTTGAGGTAAAGAGGCGCGGCCACTACCCGAAGGGCGGCGGGCTGGTAGTCGGTAGGGTTGAACCCTGGGAGGAGAAAAAGCCTTTGAGAGCGCTGAAGTGGGAAAGGATAGAGTGTTTTGCCGGGATAAGCCACGCGACCAATTTACCCGCCCACGTTGCCGAGAGGCAGGCAAAAGCAGCCGAGGAAAGGCTGAGGGAAGTCTACGACCTTCCAGTTGCGATTGATACGGAGGTATCGCGCTCTTTGGGGCCAGGAAGTGGAATAGTGGTCTGGGCAGAAACAGACAAGCTCAGACTCGGTGGGGATGCCCTCGGCAGGAGGGGAAAACCGGCAGAGGTCGTCGGGAGGGAAGCGGCGGATGAGCTGATGGGGGAGCTTAAGCCCGGAATGGCCGTTGACAAGTTCCTCGGCGACCAGCTGGTGCCGTTCCTCGCGTTCGCTGGAGGAAAGATAGGGGTGGGTGAGGTTACGAACCACCTCCTTACCAACGTCTGGGTTGTTGAGAGGTTCTTTGGGGATATCTTTGAAGTTGAGGGTAAAATAGGAGAGGTGGGTGTTATTAAGACATCAGGCGCTTTGCCTTAA
- a CDS encoding transglutaminase-like domain-containing protein, whose amino-acid sequence MPVEYNPLLDLYIPKEPLSNYSVEYWEIERPPSGKYLPASEGFFRSYRGAPSDLRSLALTFGADDDPTYESLLALERFFRENFILAGSPEVECDDLRDAVFRTRRLGPYGMASAFTIVARMMGFPARLVAGYRVPPSTDYRVVSFANVTYWPEVKFKGLGWIRFDPFPSTPLVLTETSDDGNLKIEGFWGKVYWNGSLMEPPFEVTLDKKTVVYLPVLEDSFRYLRLVSGDVGIDIASLPPLLSPGENATVRVLLVRGSDFVVSSDVPVYRNGYELSITPPNRPGVYWVELKSGLYSVRFPVVVTDNVTVTVDGYPGEVKAGSNLTVFGRVLWHGKPLNGGVVRAVLGLRKGEEKYVVGSAEVKNGKYAIHASVPGDIAQGDYWLVVKYTNFPYLGQSDSVVRIVPAEGIVIGSGGTVPAGGFNLTGTAPEDVPIDVLLDGQKVASVVPRNGSFSVPLNLSPGSHELKLVPRSGGMTPVKTEITAVEVKLDLKPYSSADGDYLRLLGTVEGMENGKLEIQTPSGKIPVDVNNGRFEVSLPVEFPGEGSDSVNLLPLKFLADGRPIDERKVALSSGKILSDVPTVVKTGNGFFTFAPEGSSGENRKFGIGAFDFYGRPLSGKLGLDLGGRKVDLSLKDGTGHLELPKIDLKGPKVNLPSVGGHIPSAPSPDLEISGFSPSFGGNFPLLLVLPFVLLGAVLLVRAGVSG is encoded by the coding sequence GTGCCCGTGGAATACAACCCCCTCCTTGACCTTTACATACCAAAAGAACCCCTTTCAAACTACTCCGTGGAATACTGGGAGATTGAGAGGCCTCCTTCGGGAAAGTACCTTCCCGCCTCTGAGGGTTTCTTTAGGTCGTATCGGGGCGCTCCTTCTGACCTGAGATCCCTTGCTCTGACCTTTGGGGCTGATGATGACCCTACATATGAAAGCTTACTTGCCCTTGAGAGATTCTTCAGGGAGAACTTCATCCTGGCCGGTTCTCCGGAAGTTGAATGCGATGACCTCCGTGATGCCGTCTTCAGAACCCGGAGGCTCGGCCCCTATGGTATGGCCTCTGCTTTCACCATTGTTGCCAGGATGATGGGCTTTCCCGCCAGGCTGGTTGCCGGCTACCGGGTTCCGCCCTCCACGGACTACCGAGTCGTTTCGTTTGCCAACGTGACTTACTGGCCCGAGGTGAAATTCAAAGGTCTTGGCTGGATTCGGTTCGATCCGTTCCCCTCCACTCCCCTGGTTCTCACCGAGACGTCCGATGACGGAAACTTAAAAATCGAGGGATTTTGGGGGAAGGTCTACTGGAACGGGTCTTTAATGGAACCTCCGTTTGAAGTCACCCTTGATAAGAAGACTGTGGTTTACCTGCCGGTCTTGGAGGATTCCTTCCGCTATCTTCGTCTTGTCTCCGGTGATGTGGGGATAGATATCGCCAGTCTTCCACCCCTCCTGTCCCCAGGTGAGAACGCCACGGTAAGGGTCTTGCTCGTTCGTGGTTCGGACTTCGTAGTTTCCTCTGATGTGCCGGTTTACAGGAACGGATACGAACTCTCAATCACACCTCCCAACCGCCCTGGAGTTTACTGGGTGGAATTGAAGTCGGGGCTTTACTCCGTTAGATTTCCCGTTGTTGTGACGGACAACGTTACCGTGACAGTTGATGGCTATCCCGGTGAGGTAAAGGCCGGTTCAAATCTCACAGTTTTTGGAAGGGTTTTATGGCATGGAAAGCCCCTCAATGGAGGAGTTGTTAGGGCAGTCCTGGGGCTCAGGAAGGGGGAGGAAAAGTATGTGGTGGGGAGTGCTGAAGTCAAAAACGGGAAGTACGCTATCCACGCCTCCGTTCCCGGGGACATAGCTCAGGGAGACTACTGGCTCGTTGTTAAGTACACCAACTTCCCGTACCTGGGTCAGAGCGACTCCGTTGTGAGGATTGTACCCGCGGAGGGGATAGTAATAGGCTCTGGTGGAACCGTTCCGGCGGGTGGTTTTAACCTCACCGGAACGGCCCCCGAGGATGTCCCCATAGATGTGCTCCTTGATGGACAGAAAGTGGCCTCAGTTGTACCCCGTAACGGTTCCTTTTCAGTGCCCCTCAACCTGTCTCCTGGGAGCCACGAGCTCAAATTGGTTCCACGGTCTGGTGGAATGACTCCCGTAAAAACTGAGATCACAGCGGTTGAAGTGAAATTGGACCTAAAGCCATACTCCTCGGCTGATGGGGACTATCTAAGGCTACTTGGCACGGTTGAAGGCATGGAGAACGGCAAACTGGAGATTCAGACTCCCTCCGGAAAGATCCCTGTGGATGTCAACAACGGCAGGTTCGAGGTTTCCCTGCCCGTTGAATTCCCTGGGGAAGGTTCGGATAGCGTTAATCTTTTGCCGTTGAAGTTCCTGGCGGATGGGCGACCCATAGACGAGAGGAAGGTCGCTCTGAGTTCCGGGAAGATACTTTCCGACGTTCCAACGGTTGTGAAGACGGGCAACGGATTCTTCACTTTCGCTCCTGAGGGCTCATCCGGTGAGAATCGGAAATTCGGCATTGGGGCCTTTGACTTCTATGGAAGGCCTCTCTCCGGAAAACTTGGACTCGACCTCGGGGGAAGAAAAGTAGATCTGTCGCTTAAAGATGGAACTGGGCACCTGGAGCTCCCAAAGATTGACTTAAAAGGTCCCAAGGTGAACCTGCCTTCGGTAGGAGGACACATCCCATCCGCACCTTCTCCAGATTTGGAGATTTCCGGGTTCAGCCCATCTTTTGGCGGCAACTTTCCTCTGTTGCTCGTACTTCCCTTCGTCCTTCTGGGCGCGGTTCTTCTCGTTAGGGCCGGTGTTTCAGGTTGA
- a CDS encoding AAA family ATPase, with the protein MATQNPIEYEGTYLLPEAQLDRFALRMSVGYPKTLDDEIAILEARLRWAKDDPTVDMEPVINRITFLAMQDFVENSIFIHREILRYIAEIVRAARADGRVEAGPWKTAPVKTVCNGCSFACEMNIEVYDGMLVRASRAEGSWNGHLCDVCRFMRPWAEDLAGPLLNGEPVSWEEVKMFMVEREYALVLTPELTNEEIAFLREFAEKHGVPIGSTVSGGPSTATLEDIRKAKRVLLKADPGKCPLLKLLLKDKEIVEEDYEVAILEGPAEPLEVPTLILHGGVNAEGLIRAGLTGIPESKAYVVVGRPGVKLNGDVLVLPAGIWAEKSGTVTNSFGMELKLGKAREGYSPLELFS; encoded by the coding sequence ATGGCCACGCAGAATCCGATAGAGTACGAGGGGACTTACCTCCTCCCCGAGGCTCAGCTCGACCGTTTTGCTCTTAGAATGAGCGTTGGTTATCCAAAGACTCTTGACGATGAGATAGCGATACTCGAAGCGAGGTTGAGATGGGCCAAAGACGACCCGACCGTTGATATGGAGCCGGTAATAAACAGGATCACTTTCTTGGCCATGCAGGACTTCGTGGAGAACAGTATCTTCATCCACCGGGAGATCCTCAGGTACATAGCGGAGATAGTCAGGGCTGCCAGGGCCGACGGGAGAGTTGAGGCCGGTCCGTGGAAGACAGCTCCCGTCAAAACGGTCTGCAACGGGTGCTCCTTTGCGTGCGAGATGAACATAGAGGTCTACGATGGCATGCTCGTGAGGGCTTCGCGTGCTGAGGGAAGCTGGAACGGCCACCTCTGCGACGTCTGCCGCTTCATGAGGCCGTGGGCCGAGGATTTGGCCGGACCGCTCCTCAACGGGGAGCCCGTGAGCTGGGAGGAGGTGAAGATGTTCATGGTGGAGAGAGAATACGCGCTCGTCCTCACTCCGGAGCTCACCAACGAGGAGATAGCCTTCCTCCGGGAGTTCGCCGAAAAACACGGGGTTCCCATAGGCTCAACCGTCTCGGGAGGGCCTTCAACTGCAACTCTTGAAGACATAAGAAAGGCGAAGCGCGTCCTCCTTAAGGCCGACCCCGGGAAGTGCCCGCTCCTCAAGCTCCTGCTGAAGGACAAGGAGATAGTGGAGGAAGACTATGAAGTTGCCATCCTTGAGGGGCCGGCAGAGCCGCTTGAGGTTCCAACGCTCATCCTCCACGGAGGAGTGAACGCAGAAGGGCTCATAAGGGCAGGTCTAACGGGAATCCCGGAAAGCAAAGCCTACGTCGTGGTCGGAAGGCCCGGAGTGAAGCTGAATGGGGACGTGCTTGTATTACCTGCCGGCATCTGGGCCGAAAAGAGCGGCACCGTCACGAACTCCTTCGGTATGGAGCTTAAGTTGGGGAAGGCGAGGGAGGGTTACTCGCCTTTGGAGCTCTTTTCCTGA
- a CDS encoding TatD family hydrolase, giving the protein MVIWDDHFHVDPYHGLFLEAVKQFHRAGGTHLVVVYKSAHDYGFPGLKAEDFIKAMDFHIELVERINRETPVKVYAVVGVHPAEFDYLARQRGLEYARNEVMKALEYAQKLCLEGKAIGIGEIGRPHYEVPEEIWEASIELMKYGMSLAKEADCAVQLHTESFDEEKFRELGEYVKEVGIKPYKVVKHFSPPLVKVAEEVGVFPSIIASKKNILEAIKQGSRFMMETDYIDDKRRPGAVLGPKTVPKRTKAFLQQGIFTEDDVYRIHVENPEKVYGIELKE; this is encoded by the coding sequence ATGGTAATCTGGGACGACCACTTCCACGTTGACCCATACCACGGCCTCTTTCTGGAAGCTGTGAAGCAGTTCCACAGGGCTGGGGGAACGCACCTTGTCGTTGTCTACAAGAGCGCCCACGACTACGGCTTTCCGGGACTTAAGGCGGAGGACTTCATCAAGGCGATGGACTTCCACATTGAACTCGTCGAGAGGATAAACAGGGAGACGCCGGTTAAGGTCTACGCCGTTGTTGGGGTCCACCCAGCTGAGTTCGACTACCTCGCGAGGCAGAGGGGACTTGAGTACGCCAGAAATGAGGTTATGAAGGCTCTAGAATACGCTCAGAAGCTCTGCCTCGAGGGGAAGGCGATAGGGATAGGGGAGATTGGAAGGCCCCACTACGAGGTTCCGGAGGAAATATGGGAAGCAAGCATAGAGCTGATGAAGTACGGGATGAGCCTGGCAAAGGAGGCCGACTGCGCCGTCCAGCTCCATACGGAGAGCTTCGACGAGGAGAAGTTCAGGGAGCTTGGGGAGTATGTGAAGGAAGTCGGGATAAAGCCCTATAAGGTCGTCAAGCACTTCTCGCCGCCCCTCGTGAAAGTGGCGGAAGAAGTTGGTGTCTTCCCGAGCATCATAGCGAGCAAGAAGAACATCCTCGAGGCGATAAAGCAGGGAAGCAGGTTCATGATGGAGACTGACTACATAGACGATAAGAGAAGGCCAGGGGCGGTTTTGGGGCCGAAGACGGTTCCAAAGAGAACGAAAGCCTTCCTCCAGCAGGGGATATTCACGGAGGATGACGTCTACAGGATCCACGTGGAGAACCCGGAGAAGGTTTACGGAATCGAGCTGAAAGAATAA
- the pbp11 gene encoding tRNA-binding protein Pbp11 produces the protein MVRIFRRGDHTKGTSEMIASRQPVGKFRVERVLKVASRETLIGEVLEGIIYPGYKLKGPSVGVVRAIEKDRKKADFAVAGDRVALIMETSTKAEKGQILEVYQS, from the coding sequence ATGGTAAGGATATTCAGACGGGGTGACCACACAAAAGGAACGAGTGAGATGATAGCCTCTAGACAGCCCGTTGGGAAGTTCAGGGTTGAGAGAGTTCTAAAAGTGGCATCCAGAGAAACCCTAATAGGCGAAGTCCTTGAAGGGATAATCTACCCAGGCTACAAGCTCAAAGGACCGAGTGTTGGAGTCGTTCGAGCAATTGAAAAGGACCGCAAAAAGGCCGACTTTGCCGTCGCCGGAGACAGGGTTGCCCTAATAATGGAAACCTCGACAAAAGCCGAAAAAGGCCAAATCCTTGAAGTTTATCAGTCCTGA
- a CDS encoding DUF257 family protein, whose translation MSQGDDLYGKFPGPNILQGDALRPGNIVLIENNLSIGAELTFYALMEMAKTRGMSLIVEDIFDVLPVYKKHLELMGFYVPQDEPNVIKVGGIENVGNVVEKLSFEADPNLYIAKKEQVISEITEEKQHVLLTLGLERLLVFQHDLRDLYPIVRYFRNNLNSPKRMTIAIIETPVLKNKKPNPLPLLESVASSVVEFYTDGDAIVVHPKKAISPSLSKVGVLKIGIGEILEVLKDGKDIQTG comes from the coding sequence ATGAGCCAGGGGGATGATCTTTATGGGAAGTTCCCGGGCCCAAACATCCTCCAAGGAGATGCCTTGAGGCCGGGGAATATAGTCCTAATCGAGAACAATCTCTCTATAGGCGCCGAACTGACCTTCTATGCACTTATGGAAATGGCCAAAACAAGGGGGATGTCTCTAATCGTAGAGGACATATTTGACGTTCTTCCGGTCTACAAAAAGCACCTGGAACTGATGGGGTTCTACGTTCCCCAGGACGAACCAAACGTAATTAAAGTCGGTGGAATCGAGAACGTTGGCAACGTCGTGGAAAAGCTATCTTTTGAAGCCGATCCAAACCTCTACATAGCAAAAAAAGAGCAGGTAATATCCGAAATCACCGAAGAAAAACAACATGTACTCCTCACACTGGGGCTTGAGAGGCTACTCGTATTCCAGCACGACCTGCGTGACCTGTACCCAATAGTAAGGTACTTCAGGAACAACCTAAACTCCCCGAAGAGAATGACCATAGCAATAATAGAGACCCCTGTGCTGAAGAACAAAAAACCAAACCCACTGCCACTCCTTGAAAGTGTAGCATCTTCAGTTGTTGAATTCTACACCGATGGAGACGCAATAGTCGTACACCCAAAAAAGGCAATCTCCCCCAGTCTCAGCAAAGTTGGGGTGCTGAAGATTGGCATAGGAGAGATCCTCGAGGTGCTCAAGGATGGTAAGGATATTCAGACGGGGTGA
- a CDS encoding DUF257 family protein, with translation MKAAIPNVEFVSFSDVLEAIHPGETVLVEYGTSNVPELILKLAADYTRGNNVPLVIDDDFDTLHTLVLHLKLMGMEIDLSHAYVIKIGGTHELGGTVKKVEFHPDPRVYLRNYIEASREIFKDWDTPAINLVLGLENSMLLTQDTRDFYRFLLNLQKYIGNKRRKALYLINKDVIEGMMPDFFLPELERIATTVIEASSYHTGALLTFKESINPAIVGTMVGVDFGGSPNEPGG, from the coding sequence ATGAAAGCGGCAATACCAAACGTTGAGTTTGTGAGTTTTTCCGATGTCCTCGAGGCCATTCATCCCGGGGAAACGGTTCTAGTGGAGTATGGAACCTCCAATGTTCCAGAGCTGATATTAAAACTCGCGGCAGATTACACCAGAGGGAACAATGTCCCCCTCGTCATAGATGATGACTTTGACACGCTCCACACACTGGTACTTCACCTCAAGCTCATGGGTATGGAGATTGACCTCAGCCACGCATACGTCATAAAAATAGGGGGAACACACGAACTCGGCGGGACTGTTAAAAAAGTAGAGTTTCACCCTGACCCAAGGGTTTACCTTAGGAATTACATCGAAGCAAGCCGAGAAATCTTTAAAGACTGGGATACTCCCGCAATAAACCTAGTCCTCGGACTTGAAAACTCCATGCTCTTGACCCAGGATACAAGGGACTTTTACAGGTTCCTGCTGAACCTCCAAAAATACATCGGGAACAAGAGAAGAAAAGCGCTCTACCTGATAAACAAAGATGTCATAGAGGGCATGATGCCGGACTTCTTTCTCCCAGAGCTCGAAAGGATAGCAACGACCGTCATTGAGGCAAGCTCATACCATACCGGCGCCCTTTTAACGTTCAAAGAGAGCATCAACCCCGCTATAGTGGGCACGATGGTAGGAGTTGACTTTGGAGGGAGTCCCAATGAGCCAGGGGGATGA
- a CDS encoding alanyl-tRNA editing protein produces MTEKLFYKDPYLREATAKVEKIEQTGKDEVKVLLDRTIFYPEGGGQPSDRGVIEGEGFRLLVEKVSGKEEIWHEGKLKGRIPEAGEEVRLVLDWEWRYENMKNHTGQHILSAIIKGLYGAETTGFQIFRDYNKIEIDYPGELTWEMVSEIERKTNEVIWGDLPVEIEEYQYLPDDVARILRKHVSKVHDRIRIVKIGTVDVTPCGGTHVKSTREVGFLKILRFYRKSRKLWRIEFVAGNRALKALNGILSDYWDSLDEMPNKNPPLVERVRELKGAMDELEIEKDKLREGLWEWKGKYLLEKAEKVGDVRIVAIIEDEPMKEVQGFAVKFVEKNPGTVLLVAGKNYVLFARNENVRVSMRELFERVASKLGGKGGGTDNLARGKVDAEPDVMLDTGISMLKELLTT; encoded by the coding sequence GCCAAGGTAGAAAAAATTGAGCAGACTGGAAAGGATGAGGTGAAGGTTCTTCTCGACAGAACGATCTTTTATCCCGAAGGAGGCGGCCAGCCCTCTGACAGGGGAGTTATTGAAGGGGAAGGATTCAGGCTCCTCGTTGAAAAGGTCAGTGGAAAGGAGGAGATATGGCACGAGGGGAAGCTTAAAGGGAGAATTCCAGAGGCCGGGGAGGAGGTTAGATTAGTCCTCGACTGGGAGTGGAGATACGAGAACATGAAGAACCACACCGGCCAGCACATCCTTTCGGCGATAATCAAGGGCCTGTACGGGGCAGAAACAACGGGTTTCCAGATTTTTAGAGATTACAACAAGATTGAAATAGACTATCCCGGTGAGCTTACCTGGGAGATGGTAAGCGAGATAGAGAGAAAGACCAACGAAGTCATCTGGGGAGACCTGCCGGTAGAAATCGAGGAGTACCAGTACCTCCCAGATGACGTTGCGAGAATCCTCAGAAAGCACGTCAGCAAAGTCCACGACAGGATAAGGATAGTGAAAATTGGGACTGTAGATGTAACTCCCTGCGGCGGAACCCACGTGAAGAGCACGAGGGAAGTGGGCTTCCTGAAAATCCTGCGCTTTTACAGGAAGAGCAGGAAGCTGTGGAGGATAGAGTTCGTCGCGGGTAACAGGGCGTTGAAGGCCCTCAACGGAATTCTCTCCGATTACTGGGATTCACTTGACGAGATGCCGAACAAGAACCCGCCACTCGTTGAGAGGGTCAGGGAACTTAAGGGAGCCATGGATGAGCTGGAGATTGAAAAAGACAAACTAAGGGAGGGCCTCTGGGAGTGGAAGGGGAAGTACCTCTTAGAAAAAGCAGAAAAGGTCGGGGACGTCAGAATTGTGGCAATAATCGAAGACGAGCCTATGAAGGAAGTCCAGGGTTTTGCAGTAAAGTTCGTTGAGAAGAACCCCGGAACGGTGCTACTCGTTGCGGGGAAGAACTACGTCCTCTTCGCCAGAAATGAAAACGTTAGAGTCTCGATGAGGGAGCTCTTTGAGAGGGTAGCGTCCAAACTGGGTGGAAAGGGTGGTGGAACCGACAACCTGGCGAGGGGGAAGGTAGACGCAGAACCTGATGTTATGTTGGATACTGGAATTAGCATGCTTAAAGAATTACTCACAACCTAA